A segment of the Nitrospirota bacterium genome:
AGGCTTTCAGGTCTCTAAGCACTTTTATCCAGTTTACAAATGTCTCCAGTCCGCCAAAGCAAATCCTTGTCACGAGCCCATTGCAGGGAGAAGGTAAAACCATTTTGGCAGTTAATGCCGCAATGAGCCTTGCAAATTTCCTCGGGAGGGGAGTTGTTATTGATGCCGACTTCAGGAGACCCAAGATCCACACCTTTTTTGATTTTGATAATTCCAAGGGGCTTTCATCATTTCTCACGGGGGACACGGAGCTTGAGGGATTGGCAAGAAAATCTACCCGTCCCGGACTCGATGTCATAACCAGCGGTCCGATGCCGCCAAATCCTTCCGAGCTTTTAAACTCTCTTCGCATGAGAGAGCTTGTTGAAGCGCTCTCCTCAAGCTATGACTACGTGATAATAGACTCCGCGCCGGTGCTGGGAATATCCGACAGCCTGATCCTTTCCGCCCTGGTCGAATCCGTAATATTGGTAGTTAAATCCAGCAACACGCCTGCTGATGCATTGACCCAGACATATAAGCTTTTGAACAACGTAAATGCAACGATACTCGGTGTTGTAGTAAACGGCGTTAATCCCAAGACGAAATACGGATACGCATATTATCAAAGCCCTTATGGAGACGCAGCAAAGCGCGCCGGTAAATCTGTCGGAAAACAAACATGAATATAAAAAGTCTGCCCCAATAATATCTGTGATAATACCACTGTCAAAAAACATCACGCAGAAGGGCTTATGAAAAATTATTTTTGCAAGCTTGCAGTCTCCTGCGCCCGCAAAACAGCATCCCTGATAAAGGATGCTTCAGAAAGACATGAAGTAACCCGCCAATTCGTAAGCTGTGTTTAAGAAACTTTTCTTGAACACAGATTAGTCAGAAAACATTTTGAGATATTTCGCAAGCTGAAATCAGCCCCGCAGGCTGAGCAAGGGGGATTACAATGGAAAACCATGGGAAATTTATTGGCCTTATCGGCCTTGGTTACTGGGGGAAAAATATCCTCCGTAATCTCTGCGAAATAGGGGCCCTTCACACAGCATGTGACTCCGAGCCGCTGATACTTTCAGAACGGCAGGAAAGGTTCCGGGATATAAACTTTACAACGTCCCTTGACGATGTTTTAAATGAGCCTGACATAAAGGCCGTCGCAATCGCCACTCCTGCCGCGACTCACTATGATCTTGTCAAACAAGCGCTGCTGAAAGGAAAGGATGTCTTTGTTGAAAAACCGCTTGCTTTGAGCGTCAACGAAGGTGAAGACCTTGTGGCGTTAGCCAAAAAAGAAAACAGGGTCTTGATGGTCGGGCATATACTGCAATATCATCCGGCGGTCAAAAAACTAAAAGAACTTATAGACTCCGGCGAACTCGGCAAGATCCAGTATATTTATTCGAACCGCCTTAATATCGGCAAGCTCAGGACTGAGGAAAACATACTCTGGAGTTTCGCGCCCCATGATATTTCGGTGATCCTTATGCTTCTCGGCGAGGAACCGGTAAAGGTGTCCGCCTTTGGAGGGGACTATCTGAATAGCGGAGTTTATGACACTACACTCACGACTCTGGAGTTTAAAAATGAGATCAAGAGCCATATCTTTGTCAGCTGGCTTCATCCGTATAAAGAGCAGAGGCTGATCTTTGTCGGTTCAAAGGCAATGGCGGTCTTTGACGACGTGAGCGAAGAAAAACTGTTTGTCTATCCCCATAAGATAGAGTGGAAGAACGGCAAGATCCCGGTTGCTCATAAGGCTGACTATGATGTTGTGCCGGTAGAAAAAGGCGAACCCTTAAAGCAGGAGTTAGAGCATTTCGCGGATTGTGTACTTTGGAGGAAGAGGCCGGTAACAGACGGCGTTGAGGGCCTGAAGGTATTAAAAATTCTTGATGCGGCACAGAAGGGGCTTACAAGAGGAAAAGATGCAAAAACTGAATCCAGGACCCGGAATTATCACCTGCATGAAAGCGCCTATATCGACGCTGACACCAGTATAGACGAGGGGACCAGGATATGGCATTTCTCGCATGTGCTGAAAGGGTCCCGAATAGGGAAGAACTGCATCATCGGGCAGAATGTCACCGTGGGGCCTGACGCGGTAATCGGCGACAGGTGCAAGATTCAGAACAATGTGTCGGTATATAAAGGCGTAATACTTGAAGACGAAGTTTTTTGCGGTCCCTCATGCGTATTCACAAACGTTTATAACCCCCGGGCCTTCATTGAGAGAAAGCACGAGTTCAGGCAGACGCTTGTTAAAAAAGGCGCGACCCTCGGGGCCAATTCAACTATCGTGTGCGGGGTGAAGATCGGAGAATACTCCATGATAGGCGCGGGCGCAGTCGTAAAGACCGACGTGCCGGACCACGCCATTGTAGCAGGCGTCCCTGCCAGGCAGATTGGATGGACGTGCAGGTGCGGCACGACTTTAAGATTCAATGATAAACAAGGCATCTGTGCTGACTGTGATAATGAGTACATGCTGGACAATGATCATCTCATAACAATCAAAGAAAGGGTGCTAAGCAAATGAAACAGATACCAATGCTTGATCTAAAGGGCGAATACGAATATATGAAGGCTGATATAGATTCAGCCATTAAACGGTGCCTTGAACACCAGAAGTGGGTCCTCGGCCCTGAGGTAAAGGAACTGGAGGAGACGATAGCTGGCTACGTGAATGTGAAACACTGTGTAGGGATATCTTCCGGGACCGATGCCCTGGTCCTTTCAC
Coding sequences within it:
- a CDS encoding Gfo/Idh/MocA family oxidoreductase; this translates as MENHGKFIGLIGLGYWGKNILRNLCEIGALHTACDSEPLILSERQERFRDINFTTSLDDVLNEPDIKAVAIATPAATHYDLVKQALLKGKDVFVEKPLALSVNEGEDLVALAKKENRVLMVGHILQYHPAVKKLKELIDSGELGKIQYIYSNRLNIGKLRTEENILWSFAPHDISVILMLLGEEPVKVSAFGGDYLNSGVYDTTLTTLEFKNEIKSHIFVSWLHPYKEQRLIFVGSKAMAVFDDVSEEKLFVYPHKIEWKNGKIPVAHKADYDVVPVEKGEPLKQELEHFADCVLWRKRPVTDGVEGLKVLKILDAAQKGLTRGKDAKTESRTRNYHLHESAYIDADTSIDEGTRIWHFSHVLKGSRIGKNCIIGQNVTVGPDAVIGDRCKIQNNVSVYKGVILEDEVFCGPSCVFTNVYNPRAFIERKHEFRQTLVKKGATLGANSTIVCGVKIGEYSMIGAGAVVKTDVPDHAIVAGVPARQIGWTCRCGTTLRFNDKQGICADCDNEYMLDNDHLITIKERVLSK